From Variovorax sp. PMC12, the proteins below share one genomic window:
- the minC gene encoding septum site-determining protein MinC, which translates to MADVSAARTKAVFEFKSATLPLIAVILKTSDLDVLAEALDAQLADSPDFFEQEPVVIDLSLLQEAQGESGEAAGDIDFAALRSLLARHQTQPIAVRGGNAAQHAAARAAGLSVAAMPAAPAPRAPAPPAEPPASEAPQIVREVPVPANGTLLIDKPLRSGQQVYARGGDVVVTAVVSFGAEVIADGNVHVYAPLRGKAIAGARGNTEARIFSTCMEAQLVAIAGIYRTNEVALPDSVLGKSAQVRLDGKKIAIDPIP; encoded by the coding sequence ATGGCCGATGTCTCCGCCGCGCGCACCAAGGCGGTTTTCGAATTCAAGAGCGCCACGCTGCCGCTGATCGCAGTGATCCTCAAGACGTCCGACCTGGACGTGCTGGCCGAGGCGCTCGACGCCCAGCTGGCGGATTCGCCCGATTTCTTCGAGCAGGAGCCGGTGGTGATCGACCTCTCGCTGCTGCAGGAAGCACAGGGCGAGAGCGGCGAGGCCGCCGGCGACATCGACTTCGCCGCCCTGCGCAGCCTGCTGGCGCGCCACCAGACCCAGCCCATCGCGGTGCGCGGCGGCAATGCCGCCCAGCACGCCGCGGCGCGCGCCGCCGGCCTGTCGGTGGCGGCCATGCCTGCCGCGCCGGCGCCGCGCGCCCCCGCCCCGCCGGCCGAACCGCCCGCGTCCGAAGCCCCGCAGATCGTGCGCGAAGTGCCGGTGCCGGCCAACGGCACGCTGCTGATCGACAAGCCGCTGCGCTCGGGCCAGCAGGTCTACGCCCGCGGCGGCGACGTGGTGGTGACGGCGGTGGTGAGCTTCGGTGCCGAGGTCATCGCCGACGGCAACGTGCACGTGTACGCGCCGCTGCGCGGCAAGGCCATTGCCGGCGCGCGCGGCAACACCGAGGCCCGGATCTTCTCGACCTGCATGGAAGCCCAGCTGGTGGCCATCGCCGGCATCTACCGGACCAACGAAGTGGCGCTGCCCGACTCGGTGCTGGGAAAATCGGCCCAGGTGCGCCTGGACGGCAAAAAAATAGCGATCGACCCCATTCCCTGA
- the minD gene encoding septum site-determining protein MinD: protein MAKIVVVTSGKGGVGKTTTSASFASGLALAGKKTAVIDFDVGLRNLDLIMGCERRVVYDLINVIQGEANLSQALIKDKQCDNLFVLAASQTRDKEALTQEGVEKVLADLAAMDFEYIVCDSPAGIETGAMMAMHFADEALVVTNPEVSSVRDSDRILGMLSSKTKRAKDGGDPIKEHLLITRYNPNRVAGGQMLSLEDIQDILRIKLIGVIPESESVLHASNQGVPAIHDKETDVAQAYSDVVARFLGEEKPMRFVDAEKPGFFKRIFGGK from the coding sequence ATGGCCAAAATTGTGGTGGTGACTTCGGGCAAGGGCGGCGTCGGCAAGACGACCACCAGCGCCAGCTTCGCATCCGGACTCGCGCTCGCGGGCAAGAAGACGGCGGTGATCGACTTCGACGTGGGCCTGCGCAACCTGGACCTGATCATGGGCTGCGAACGCCGCGTGGTGTACGACCTGATCAACGTCATCCAGGGCGAAGCCAACCTGAGCCAGGCCCTCATCAAGGACAAGCAGTGCGACAACCTGTTCGTGCTGGCCGCCTCGCAGACGCGCGACAAGGAAGCGCTCACGCAGGAAGGCGTCGAGAAGGTGCTCGCCGACCTCGCCGCGATGGACTTCGAGTACATCGTCTGCGACTCGCCCGCCGGCATCGAGACCGGCGCCATGATGGCGATGCACTTCGCCGACGAGGCGCTGGTGGTCACCAACCCCGAGGTGTCCTCGGTGCGCGACTCGGACCGCATCCTGGGCATGCTCAGCAGCAAGACCAAGCGCGCCAAGGACGGCGGCGACCCCATCAAGGAGCACCTGCTCATCACCCGCTACAACCCGAACCGCGTGGCGGGCGGGCAGATGCTGTCGCTGGAAGACATCCAGGACATCCTGCGCATCAAGCTGATCGGCGTGATTCCCGAGTCGGAGAGCGTGCTGCACGCTTCCAACCAGGGCGTGCCGGCGATCCACGACAAGGAAACCGACGTGGCGCAGGCCTACAGCGACGTGGTGGCGCGCTTCCTGGGCGAAGAGAAGCCGATGCGCTTCGTCGACGCCGAGAAGCCCGGCTTCTTCAAGCGGATTTTCGGAGGCAAGTAG
- the minE gene encoding cell division topological specificity factor MinE, which produces MSFLSFLLGEKKKTASVAKERLQIILAHERSSLSGKKRPDYLPELQRELVAVISKYVSINAEDIKVHLETQDNLEVLDIKIELPDPAPAPAR; this is translated from the coding sequence ATGTCCTTTCTCTCGTTCCTGCTGGGCGAAAAGAAGAAGACTGCCAGCGTCGCGAAGGAGCGGCTGCAGATCATCCTCGCCCACGAGCGGTCCAGCCTCAGCGGCAAGAAGCGGCCCGACTACCTGCCCGAACTCCAGCGCGAGCTGGTGGCGGTGATTTCCAAGTACGTGTCGATCAACGCGGAAGACATCAAGGTGCACCTGGAGACCCAGGACAACCTCGAAGTGCTCGACATCAAGATCGAGCTGCCCGACCCTGCGCCGGCGCCCGCGCGCTGA
- a CDS encoding rhodanese-like domain-containing protein, whose translation MSSITKTIVPTELQALLLAEPAAELALLDVRETRFFVERHPNLARNVPFSGFELQIEVLVPRRTTPVVLYDDHGATDGVGQAAAAVLARLGYTDVRNLEGGLQRWLSEGLPAIDGYGTLVKAFGDRARLHYGTPGLPVEALRERQREGRPTTLVDARPQAEFRFLSLPGARNHAGTELALRRFEPSGADHLWAINCFSRTRGIVGATTLRLLGRAPDAVFVEDGVMAWGLQGAPTVQNAAPDDELPPESPDVLRRIADDLIERFGLPLADAARLARWRDDDARTLYVFDVRPAADPAFSGTGVRQVPGGQLLMHFENLVATRGARIVLLDDQAHRLRAAVTSFWLTQLNQAEVYVFDGELAPDQAPPAPAMSLKDAPAPLTPEALARLRSNGAVTVVDVGPSLDYERGHLPGALYMLPASLAPLAAHAVPGRTLVFTSPDGMAAARVARDAHQRWQQDSGAVFSWLQGGTQGWEASGRPLSTDLVPSRLLTPFDDDWGSVMRVFGPRRDAAWADYLAWERALAERVLQDPSVRFRFFALSARAPAQGRAARS comes from the coding sequence ATGAGCAGCATCACAAAGACCATCGTCCCGACAGAACTGCAAGCCCTGCTCCTGGCAGAGCCAGCCGCAGAACTCGCACTGCTCGACGTGCGCGAAACCCGCTTCTTCGTCGAGCGGCACCCCAACCTCGCGCGCAACGTGCCCTTCAGCGGCTTCGAGCTGCAGATCGAGGTGCTGGTGCCGCGCCGCACCACCCCCGTCGTGCTCTACGACGACCACGGCGCAACCGACGGCGTGGGCCAGGCCGCCGCAGCCGTGCTCGCCCGGCTGGGCTACACCGACGTGCGAAACCTCGAAGGCGGCCTGCAGCGCTGGCTGTCCGAGGGCCTGCCCGCCATCGACGGCTACGGCACGCTGGTCAAGGCCTTCGGCGACCGCGCCCGGCTGCACTACGGCACGCCGGGCCTGCCCGTCGAGGCGCTGCGGGAACGCCAGCGCGAAGGCCGGCCGACCACGCTCGTCGACGCGCGGCCGCAGGCCGAGTTCAGGTTTCTCTCGCTGCCCGGCGCGCGCAACCATGCGGGCACCGAACTGGCCCTGCGGCGCTTCGAGCCGAGCGGGGCCGACCACCTCTGGGCCATCAACTGCTTCAGCCGCACGCGCGGCATCGTCGGCGCCACCACGCTGCGGCTGCTGGGCCGTGCGCCCGACGCGGTGTTCGTCGAAGACGGCGTCATGGCCTGGGGCCTGCAAGGCGCACCGACCGTGCAGAACGCCGCCCCCGACGACGAACTGCCGCCCGAATCTCCCGACGTGCTGCGCCGGATCGCCGACGACCTGATCGAGCGTTTCGGGCTGCCCCTGGCCGATGCCGCGCGGCTCGCCCGCTGGCGCGACGACGATGCACGCACCCTCTACGTATTCGACGTGCGTCCCGCCGCCGATCCGGCCTTCTCAGGCACCGGCGTGCGGCAGGTGCCAGGCGGGCAACTGCTGATGCACTTCGAGAACCTCGTCGCTACGCGCGGCGCGCGCATCGTGCTGCTCGACGACCAGGCCCACCGGTTGCGCGCCGCCGTCACGAGCTTCTGGCTCACCCAGCTCAACCAGGCCGAGGTCTACGTCTTCGATGGCGAGCTGGCACCCGATCAGGCGCCGCCCGCGCCCGCCATGTCGCTCAAGGATGCCCCGGCTCCGCTCACCCCCGAGGCATTGGCCCGTCTGCGCAGCAACGGCGCTGTCACCGTGGTCGACGTGGGCCCGAGCCTCGATTACGAACGCGGCCATCTGCCCGGCGCGCTCTACATGCTGCCGGCCTCGCTCGCGCCGCTTGCCGCCCATGCCGTTCCCGGGCGCACGCTGGTCTTCACCTCGCCCGACGGCATGGCCGCGGCCCGCGTGGCGCGCGACGCGCACCAGCGCTGGCAGCAGGATTCAGGGGCGGTGTTCAGCTGGCTCCAGGGTGGAACGCAGGGCTGGGAGGCTTCAGGACGGCCGCTTTCGACCGATTTGGTGCCGTCCCGGCTGCTCACCCCCTTCGACGACGACTGGGGCTCGGTGATGCGCGTCTTCGGCCCGCGCCGCGATGCGGCCTGGGCCGACTACCTGGCGTGGGAACGCGCGCTGGCCGAACGGGTCCTGCAGGACCCGTCCGTGCGCTTTCGCTTCTTTGCGCTCAGCGCGCGGGCGCCGGCGCAGGGTCGGGCAGCTCGATCTTGA
- a CDS encoding fatty acid desaturase: MTSTAVPNPARTTPVRRHWWWHYEVPTLLLAAALYVAWAALLWWHAALPGWALFVAGGFLAQLHSSLQHESIHAMRHLPRWLRHAVVWPPLNLWLPYPFYNRGHSSHHVNYHLTHPERDNESAYHSAPAWAAYGPAWRCIYMANQTIAFRVVLGPFLRLWKLVGFETGQVLSGNFSRLPTWGWHALSVAPVLYCVTAVCGMGLGEYLLYFVYPGMMLGSLRTFTEHRWADTPHERVAIVESNLVFGLLYLFNNLHHVHHRAPTMPWYEIPVYFRKHRAAVLEANGNFYYRGYGEIVRRHLFRPVFTPVHPAW; encoded by the coding sequence ATGACTTCGACCGCCGTACCGAACCCCGCCAGGACCACACCCGTGCGCCGCCACTGGTGGTGGCACTACGAAGTGCCCACCCTGCTGCTGGCCGCCGCGCTGTACGTTGCCTGGGCCGCGCTGCTGTGGTGGCACGCGGCGCTGCCGGGCTGGGCCCTGTTCGTGGCCGGGGGCTTTCTCGCGCAGCTGCATTCCTCGCTGCAGCACGAGAGCATCCACGCGATGCGCCACCTGCCCCGGTGGCTGCGCCATGCGGTGGTGTGGCCGCCGCTGAACCTGTGGCTGCCCTACCCGTTCTACAACCGCGGGCACAGCTCGCACCACGTCAACTACCACCTCACGCACCCCGAGCGCGACAACGAAAGCGCCTACCACTCGGCACCCGCGTGGGCGGCCTACGGGCCGGCGTGGCGGTGCATCTACATGGCGAACCAGACGATCGCCTTCCGCGTGGTGCTGGGGCCGTTTCTCCGGCTCTGGAAGCTGGTCGGCTTCGAAACGGGCCAGGTGCTGTCGGGCAATTTCTCGAGGCTGCCGACATGGGGCTGGCATGCACTGAGCGTGGCGCCGGTGCTGTACTGCGTGACCGCGGTCTGCGGCATGGGCCTGGGCGAGTACCTGCTGTACTTCGTGTATCCCGGCATGATGCTGGGCTCGCTGCGCACCTTCACCGAACACCGCTGGGCCGACACGCCGCACGAGCGCGTGGCCATCGTGGAGTCGAACCTCGTGTTCGGGCTGCTGTACCTCTTCAACAACCTGCACCACGTGCACCACCGCGCGCCGACCATGCCCTGGTACGAGATCCCGGTGTACTTCCGCAAGCACCGCGCGGCGGTGCTGGAGGCGAACGGCAACTTCTACTACCGGGGCTACGGGGAGATCGTGCGGCGGCACCTGTTCAGGCCGGTGTTCACGCCGGTTCACCCGGCCTGGTAG
- a CDS encoding alpha/beta hydrolase encodes MTGTSTTSAAGHAAQSNYYRPGRVMRTLRFGLTTSQRLWPALGVRAAYRLFGTPLPPKWLYRAQGPGAEWRREGWAFEDASVGIYHLAAQDSGAESAPVVLLVHGWGGHAGQMLPLAQAVADAGLRPVLLELPAHGRSAGTMSNSPQFARAIAYVAARLAADGHALRAAVAHSLGANGLALAASRGLPAERLVLLAPPASPREYTRYFAHTFGLSETTRLAMQRLFEAREGVLMPQLEPAAVGPRISQRTLIVHDRDDRVNRFADAEAYRDAIGRAQLMETQGWGHRRILKEAEVLARVARFVTAPD; translated from the coding sequence ATGACAGGCACTTCCACAACCTCCGCCGCCGGCCATGCCGCGCAGTCGAACTACTATCGGCCGGGACGCGTGATGCGCACGCTGCGCTTCGGCCTGACCACGTCGCAACGGCTGTGGCCCGCGCTGGGCGTGCGTGCCGCTTACCGCCTGTTCGGCACGCCGCTGCCGCCCAAGTGGCTGTACCGGGCGCAGGGGCCGGGTGCCGAGTGGCGGCGCGAGGGCTGGGCTTTCGAGGACGCGAGCGTCGGCATTTATCACCTGGCCGCGCAGGACTCGGGGGCCGAGTCGGCGCCCGTGGTGCTGCTGGTGCACGGCTGGGGCGGCCATGCGGGGCAGATGCTGCCGCTCGCGCAGGCCGTGGCCGATGCCGGCCTGCGGCCCGTGCTGCTCGAGCTGCCGGCGCACGGCCGCAGCGCCGGCACGATGAGCAACTCGCCGCAGTTCGCGCGGGCCATTGCGTATGTCGCGGCGCGGCTCGCGGCCGACGGCCATGCGCTGCGCGCGGCCGTCGCGCATTCGCTGGGTGCCAACGGCCTTGCGCTCGCGGCGTCGCGGGGCTTGCCGGCAGAGCGGCTCGTGCTGCTCGCGCCGCCCGCATCGCCACGCGAATACACGCGCTATTTCGCGCACACCTTCGGGCTCAGCGAAACCACGCGCCTGGCGATGCAGCGGCTGTTCGAGGCGCGCGAAGGCGTCCTGATGCCCCAGCTGGAGCCCGCCGCCGTGGGGCCGCGCATCTCGCAGCGCACGTTGATCGTGCACGACAGGGACGACCGCGTGAACCGCTTTGCCGACGCCGAGGCCTACCGCGATGCGATCGGCCGCGCGCAGTTGATGGAAACGCAGGGCTGGGGCCATCGCCGCATCCTCAAGGAGGCCGAGGTGCTGGCGCGGGTCGCTCGCTTCGTGACGGCGCCCGATTGA
- a CDS encoding TetR/AcrR family transcriptional regulator has translation MDAKTQKSELTRAAIVGAAMNLALAEGLEAITLQAVASRLGLSKSGVFSRVGSREALQKAVIEEYGRGFLADVFVPAMQKPKGLPRLEEIVARWIARTRDVEMHTGCLYMAGAFEFDDREGELRDLLFDEITRWRAALRRTVLQAVETGELKADTDPAQLVSELNGVMMTQLHDARFLRDPQAADRATHSWRRILSSYRA, from the coding sequence ATGGACGCCAAGACCCAGAAAAGCGAACTCACCCGCGCCGCCATCGTCGGCGCTGCGATGAACCTTGCGCTGGCCGAAGGCCTGGAAGCGATCACGCTGCAGGCCGTGGCCAGCCGGCTGGGCCTGTCGAAGAGCGGCGTGTTCTCGCGCGTGGGTTCGCGCGAGGCGCTGCAGAAGGCCGTCATCGAGGAATACGGCCGCGGCTTCCTGGCCGACGTGTTCGTGCCCGCCATGCAGAAGCCCAAGGGCCTGCCCCGGCTCGAAGAGATCGTCGCGCGCTGGATCGCCCGCACCCGCGACGTCGAAATGCACACTGGCTGCCTCTACATGGCCGGCGCCTTCGAGTTCGACGACCGCGAAGGCGAGCTGCGCGACCTGCTGTTCGACGAGATCACGCGCTGGCGCGCCGCGCTGCGCCGCACCGTGCTGCAGGCTGTCGAGACCGGCGAACTCAAGGCCGACACCGACCCTGCGCAGCTCGTGAGCGAGCTCAACGGCGTGATGATGACCCAGCTGCACGACGCGCGCTTCCTGCGCGACCCGCAGGCCGCCGACCGCGCCACGCACTCCTGGCGGCGCATTCTTTCCAGCTATCGCGCCTGA
- a CDS encoding CysB family HTH-type transcriptional regulator: protein MNFQQLRSVREAVRCGFNLTEVAHTLHTSQPGVSRQIRELEEELGIELFVRAGKRLTGLTEPGGHVLPIIERMLMESSNLKHAGQEFIAQQSGLLSVAATHSQARYAMPVAVQEFRAQFPNVKLHLHQGSPKQIAQMLLDGEADVGIATEALGDYPQLVALPCYRWTHSVIVPPGHPLLDAPLTLDALTRYPLITYDTGFTGRSRIDEAFEQRGLEPNIVLAAMDADVIKTYVQLGLGVGIVAGVAYEAERDTQLRALDAGRLFGINLTKLAVRRGTYLRKYVYAFIESFAPTLTRAVVEKALGDEAKASHYEI, encoded by the coding sequence ATGAACTTCCAACAACTGCGCTCGGTACGCGAGGCCGTTCGTTGCGGCTTCAACCTGACCGAAGTCGCCCACACCCTTCACACTTCGCAGCCCGGCGTGAGCCGGCAGATCCGCGAGCTCGAGGAAGAGCTCGGCATCGAGCTGTTCGTGCGCGCCGGCAAGCGGCTCACCGGCCTCACAGAGCCCGGCGGGCATGTGTTGCCGATCATCGAGCGCATGCTGATGGAGAGCAGCAACCTCAAGCACGCGGGCCAGGAATTCATCGCGCAGCAAAGCGGGCTGCTGTCGGTGGCGGCCACGCACTCGCAGGCGCGCTATGCGATGCCGGTGGCGGTGCAGGAATTCCGCGCGCAGTTCCCGAACGTGAAGCTGCACCTGCACCAGGGCTCGCCAAAGCAGATCGCGCAGATGCTGCTCGACGGCGAGGCCGACGTGGGCATCGCCACCGAGGCGCTGGGCGACTATCCGCAACTGGTCGCCCTGCCCTGCTACCGCTGGACGCACTCGGTGATCGTGCCGCCGGGGCATCCGCTGCTCGACGCGCCGCTCACGCTCGATGCGCTGACGCGCTATCCGCTCATCACCTACGACACCGGCTTCACCGGCCGCTCGCGCATCGACGAGGCTTTCGAGCAGCGCGGGCTGGAGCCCAACATCGTGCTGGCCGCGATGGATGCCGACGTCATCAAGACCTACGTGCAACTGGGCCTGGGCGTGGGCATCGTGGCCGGCGTGGCCTACGAGGCCGAGCGCGACACCCAGTTGCGCGCGCTCGACGCGGGGCGGCTCTTCGGCATCAACCTCACCAAGCTCGCTGTACGGCGGGGCACCTACCTGCGCAAGTACGTGTATGCCTTCATCGAATCGTTCGCGCCCACGCTGACGCGGGCGGTGGTCGAAAAGGCCCTGGGAGACGAGGCCAAAGCCTCGCACTACGAAATCTAG
- a CDS encoding RcnB family protein, with protein sequence MNIKSKSMAVAAAALAMCMAAGSAVAQDRRFDGRPGPGDGRFEQRGPNFDHRGPNFDHRGGPPGYRGNQDFRDGRQFDRRGFPQPHAEWRRGGRVPPEYRGRNYVVQDWRAYRLQQPPRGYQWVGVGGDFVLAAIATGVIANIIAGQ encoded by the coding sequence ATGAACATCAAGTCAAAGAGCATGGCCGTTGCCGCAGCGGCACTGGCAATGTGCATGGCCGCCGGCAGCGCCGTCGCGCAGGATCGACGCTTCGACGGCCGTCCTGGCCCGGGCGACGGACGCTTCGAGCAGCGTGGTCCCAACTTCGATCACCGTGGCCCCAATTTCGATCACCGTGGCGGCCCGCCGGGCTACCGCGGCAACCAGGACTTCCGTGACGGCCGCCAGTTCGATCGCCGCGGCTTCCCGCAACCGCACGCCGAATGGCGCCGTGGTGGCCGCGTGCCGCCCGAGTACCGTGGCCGCAACTACGTGGTGCAGGACTGGCGTGCCTACCGGCTGCAGCAGCCGCCCCGCGGATACCAGTGGGTGGGTGTGGGCGGAGACTTCGTGCTCGCGGCCATTGCCACCGGCGTGATCGCGAACATCATCGCAGGCCAGTAA